Genomic DNA from Actinopolymorpha sp. NPDC004070:
TACGGAGCTCGGCCATCACTACTTTCCCTCGTCTCCCTTGCCGCGCTGGTAGGAGTCCTCGTACTCCTTGCGCATCTTCTCACCGCCACCGGACTTCCACCGCTGGCGCCACTCCTTCAGCGCACTGAGCGGCTTGCGCCCGGAGACGATGTCGTTCTCGTACGACGTGTTCAGGTTGGTGAGCGCGGTGACCTTCTTCATCTTGGTCTCCGACAGCAGGCCCAGGCTGGGGTCCGCGGCGGAATGGGCGAGCTGTTTCCCGAAGCTGCTGGAGGCGCTCGACGGCGCGGAAGGTGGTGCCGCCGGCAGCGATCGCCGACAGGTCGTCGTCCAGCCTCACCTCGTCGTCCGTGAATCCACGTAGTGCCCGCTTCTACGACACTGTGACTCAGGTCGGCGCGTGCTCGACGTTCTCTGCTGGCCGCACACCACTCACCACTCACCACTCACCACGGACGTTGTCGCCACTTTCCTTGTGGACAAGGGGTTTCCGGCGAGCAGTGGCCGGTCTTGTCGGGTAGAATCGAACGCGTGAGCGATGGCGGTGTGGGCTTCGGCGACGGCCACCTGGGTGGGGACCCGGGTGGTCGTCGGGTGCTGCCTGCCGGTTTCGCGGATTTGCCGGGTGGTCCGGAATTGGCGGCCGCGATCGCCGCGGTGGACCTGGCGGCGTGTAACGGGTGGGAGTTGGAGGAGTACGTCAAGGGGACGCGGCGGATGGTTTGCTGGGCGGAGTCGGCCAGCCTGACGGGGGTGAACGAACTGACCTACGCCGAGCCTGGTCTGCGTGATGAGCCGGCCGAGCGCAGTGACACCCCGGACCCGATGACGTCGGTGGTGCTGGAGCCGTTGCTGGGGTGGACCGGTTACCGGGCGGCTCAGTACGTGGGGATGGCCGCCACGCTGTCCCGGCTCCCACGGGTGGCTGAGGCGTTGGCGGGCGGCCGGTTGGAGCTCAACGAGGTCCGCATCATCATCGACCGGATCACCGACGCCAAACCCGACCTGTGGGGTGTGATCGAGGACGCCCTCTTCCCCAAGGTGCTCGAGCTGCGGGGCGGACTGCTGCGGGCGAAGGTGGAGGCGGAGGTGGTCAAGGCCGACCCCGAAGCAGCCGCCAAACGACACCGGGAAGCCCGCACCGGGCGCAACGTCGCGATCTGGCCCGCCGTCGACGGCGTCGCCGACCTCGCCATCCGCGGACTGTCCGCCGATCAAGCGGCGGAGGCGTACGGCTACATCGACGCCATCGCCCGCGCGGTGAAGTCCACCGGCGACCCCCGCAAGCTCAGCCAGTTGCGTGCCGACGTGGCCTACTCCCTGCTCACCGGCGCTGCCGACATCGTTGACTGCTCCGCCCCTACAGTCACTGACAACCACACCGGGCAAAGCCAGACCAAGCCCAAGACCACGAAGGACGCAGCGGAAGCAGACTCTGAGCACTGCCAAGCGGCACGCGACCAGTCTGAGCAGGACGAAGCCGAGCAAGGCGAAGCCGAGCCGGACCAGTCTGGGCAGGGCGAAGCCGGGCAGGACGAAGCCGGGCAGGGCGAGTCTGGGCAGTGCGCTGCGGAGAACGAGACGCCGCAGGTACGCACCGGGCCCGAGCAGGCGGACCCCGAGCAGGACGAAGCCGAGCCGGACCAGTCTGGGCAGGGCGAGAACGAGCAGGGTGAGCACGGCCACTGTGGTGTTCACCGGTTCCCCGACCACGATCTGCACGACAGTTGGTGTGAGTGTGGCGACTGTTCTCCCGTGCCGGTCACCACCTGCACGGTGTGCGGCGGCGCCGCGACGACCGGCGTCTCCGTCCATGACACCGCAGCTCACCATGCCGCCGACCGCGGCTCGGCTGGGCAGAGCGCGACGGAGTGCGACGTGACCGGGGAGAACGTGGCCGGAAGCAGCACAACCGCTGAGAGTGCGGCTTCTGCGACCGGGCCTTCGGCCGCGGGTCAGATCCCGCGGCAGAACCGCCCACCGGATGAGACGGCCGACCCACCGGGCCCACCAGAT
This window encodes:
- a CDS encoding DUF222 domain-containing protein, which produces MSDGGVGFGDGHLGGDPGGRRVLPAGFADLPGGPELAAAIAAVDLAACNGWELEEYVKGTRRMVCWAESASLTGVNELTYAEPGLRDEPAERSDTPDPMTSVVLEPLLGWTGYRAAQYVGMAATLSRLPRVAEALAGGRLELNEVRIIIDRITDAKPDLWGVIEDALFPKVLELRGGLLRAKVEAEVVKADPEAAAKRHREARTGRNVAIWPAVDGVADLAIRGLSADQAAEAYGYIDAIARAVKSTGDPRKLSQLRADVAYSLLTGAADIVDCSAPTVTDNHTGQSQTKPKTTKDAAEADSEHCQAARDQSEQDEAEQGEAEPDQSGQGEAGQDEAGQGESGQCAAENETPQVRTGPEQADPEQDEAEPDQSGQGENEQGEHGHCGVHRFPDHDLHDSWCECGDCSPVPVTTCTVCGGAATTGVSVHDTAAHHAADRGSAGQSATECDVTGENVAGSSTTAESAASATGPSAAGQIPRQNRPPDETADPPGPPDPPDPPPHNSTPPPPPPWSSTQPSWGPIRTRAKIQLNMPLTTLMGLSTRPGELGGFGPVITEVAERLVANNLTNPEARFSVGVTHPVTGRLLHLHPIPARFLRGLQAELVAARDQRCVWTTCRRPAATCHLDHNTEHADGGETGVDNIAPLCPRHHKAKTERDWKLKQTGPGEHTLTDPFGRSYSSRAPSLTDPATPTQPATATAAGTRTAEHDLPPF